Proteins found in one Streptomyces sp. CB09001 genomic segment:
- a CDS encoding ATP-binding protein, translated as MLDQSPTSLRTLLLDRLSHSGLTPEVQALLRDLLPEDRAKDTGGRTGPVHLRSITAAGWRGIGPRTTLELPPGPGLVVVAGPNGSGKSSFAEAAETAITGHNSRWEGRRAGDWQKGWRNLHSPDVTPEVGVELVVGERSEAVTVRRTWHGTKVDDARTEVRGADGSERKLGEVLDADALDLARPFLPYSELGSMINGTLGNLHDAFFKLLGLELLAEFDGRVMTAASECDKVIKHADSLTGGLLEELASLDDPRARDASQALSGAKPDLGRVRALLESRTPAAEGELARLRQYASLAGPDLREVHGTVARLRDAAAAAEEVRHSNAEEARRLAGLLESALEHRRRSQSTDCPVCGTEERLDRAWAEQARAEVERLRTDAVAAEAARKAATVAVRAVHDLVQPVPVWLRGATSPLASVWQEWARCRDVTHPRELADRVERAAAALDEACRQVREEAALRLAEHDGVWRPAAVRLAEWLGAAEAAETARDRRRHARKARTWLRPIIDELRDERLRPFAQRSQEVWQKLCEHSSVVLGSVTLAGTPGRGKVELGVSVDDMQAPAYSVMSQGELHSLALSLFLPRATHEASPFGFLVIDDPVQSMDPEKVEGLARVLDAYAKNRQVVVFTHDTRLQQAIVHLGIKATVLRVTRQTDSVVGVEPLTDPVEQALAEARAVSHDRGIPQDVAEHVLPAMCRVAVEAACLEAVRRTLRDERGLSLRAIEERVASLDRTKSYVALALLGDERQPAREAVEGLCVGGWALVEAFNAGAHSPLPRVDDRTDLVRRTTALATAIRRGAGARQIGDAR; from the coding sequence ATGCTCGACCAGTCCCCCACGTCCCTGCGGACCCTCCTCCTCGATCGTCTGAGTCACTCCGGACTCACCCCGGAAGTGCAGGCACTGCTCCGCGACCTGCTCCCCGAGGACCGGGCCAAGGACACCGGCGGACGGACCGGGCCGGTGCATCTCCGGTCCATCACCGCAGCCGGCTGGCGAGGCATCGGACCGCGGACGACCCTCGAACTCCCCCCGGGGCCCGGCCTGGTCGTCGTCGCCGGCCCCAACGGCTCCGGAAAGTCGAGCTTCGCCGAAGCCGCCGAGACCGCGATCACGGGGCACAACTCCCGGTGGGAGGGACGTCGGGCCGGTGACTGGCAGAAGGGCTGGCGCAACCTGCACAGTCCTGATGTGACACCGGAGGTCGGCGTGGAGTTGGTCGTCGGCGAGCGGTCCGAGGCCGTCACCGTGCGGCGGACCTGGCACGGCACCAAGGTCGACGACGCACGTACCGAGGTCCGGGGTGCGGACGGCTCCGAGCGGAAGCTGGGGGAGGTCCTGGACGCCGATGCGCTGGACCTCGCCCGGCCGTTCCTGCCGTACAGCGAGCTCGGTTCGATGATCAACGGCACGCTCGGCAACCTGCACGACGCCTTCTTCAAGCTCCTCGGCCTCGAGCTGCTCGCCGAGTTCGACGGCCGGGTCATGACTGCCGCGAGCGAGTGCGACAAGGTCATCAAGCACGCGGACTCGCTCACTGGCGGGCTTCTCGAGGAGCTGGCCTCGCTCGACGACCCCAGGGCGCGTGATGCGTCGCAGGCGCTGTCGGGGGCCAAGCCGGACCTCGGCCGGGTGCGCGCGCTGCTGGAGAGCCGCACCCCGGCCGCGGAGGGCGAGTTGGCCCGGCTGCGGCAGTACGCGAGTCTCGCCGGACCGGATCTGCGAGAGGTCCACGGCACGGTGGCCCGGCTGCGGGACGCGGCCGCGGCCGCCGAGGAGGTGCGCCACAGCAACGCCGAGGAGGCCCGCCGCCTGGCCGGCCTGCTGGAGTCGGCCTTGGAGCACCGGCGTCGCTCGCAGAGTACGGACTGCCCGGTCTGCGGCACGGAGGAGCGGCTCGACCGGGCCTGGGCCGAACAGGCACGGGCCGAGGTGGAGCGACTGCGGACGGACGCCGTTGCGGCCGAGGCCGCCCGCAAGGCCGCCACCGTGGCGGTCCGGGCCGTACATGATCTCGTGCAGCCGGTCCCGGTATGGCTGCGCGGGGCAACGTCGCCGTTGGCGTCGGTGTGGCAGGAGTGGGCCCGTTGCCGGGACGTCACACACCCCAGGGAACTCGCTGACCGTGTCGAGCGTGCCGCGGCCGCACTGGACGAAGCCTGTCGGCAGGTGCGGGAGGAAGCCGCGCTGCGGCTCGCGGAGCACGACGGCGTCTGGCGGCCGGCTGCCGTACGGCTCGCCGAGTGGCTCGGTGCGGCCGAGGCGGCCGAGACGGCACGTGACCGGCGCAGGCATGCCCGCAAGGCGCGGACCTGGTTGCGGCCCATCATCGACGAACTGCGCGACGAGCGGCTGCGTCCGTTCGCGCAGCGCTCTCAGGAGGTGTGGCAGAAGCTGTGCGAGCACAGTAGCGTCGTGCTCGGATCCGTGACGCTCGCGGGTACTCCTGGGCGTGGCAAGGTCGAACTCGGCGTCTCCGTGGACGACATGCAAGCCCCCGCCTACAGCGTGATGAGCCAGGGAGAGCTTCACTCTCTGGCGCTCTCGCTGTTCCTTCCGCGCGCCACCCATGAAGCCAGCCCCTTCGGGTTCCTCGTCATCGATGACCCGGTGCAGTCGATGGACCCCGAAAAGGTCGAGGGACTGGCACGAGTGCTGGACGCGTACGCCAAGAACCGCCAGGTCGTCGTCTTCACCCACGACACCCGACTTCAGCAAGCCATCGTCCACCTGGGCATCAAGGCGACCGTTCTGCGCGTCACCCGGCAAACCGACTCGGTGGTGGGCGTGGAGCCACTGACCGATCCGGTCGAGCAGGCGCTGGCGGAGGCGCGCGCCGTCTCGCACGACCGTGGAATCCCCCAGGATGTTGCGGAACACGTCCTGCCCGCCATGTGTCGGGTGGCGGTGGAAGCCGCCTGCCTGGAGGCCGTGCGGCGCACGCTACGTGACGAGCGGGGGTTGAGCCTGCGGGCGATCGAGGAGCGTGTCGCCTCCCTGGACCGCACGAAGTCATACGTGGCCCTGGCCCTGCTCGGCGACGAGCGGCAGCCTGCTCGTGAGGCGGTCGAGGGGCTGTGCGTGGGAGGCTGGGCGTTGGTGGAGGCCTTCAACGCCGGGGCGCACTCGCCTCTTCCGCGTGTCGACGACCGCACGGACCTCGTGCGTCGCACCACGGCACTGGCGACGGCGATCCGCAGGGGCGCCGGGGCCCGGCAGATCGGAGATGCTCGATGA
- a CDS encoding ATP-binding protein yields the protein MQFSSTRRGARLARLLTCEQLRTWRVSPDVADRAEQIVAELAANAALHARVQGRDFRLALTHDSAAGILRVAVTDARGDQLPSPGADFLRPPDDESGRGLLIVAALADRWGSEPYPPSGKTVWAECDFRAADHAD from the coding sequence CTGCAGTTCTCGTCCACCCGGCGCGGTGCCCGTCTCGCCCGTCTGCTCACCTGCGAGCAGCTGCGGACCTGGCGGGTGTCACCCGACGTCGCCGACCGGGCGGAGCAGATCGTCGCGGAGCTGGCCGCCAATGCCGCGCTGCACGCCCGGGTCCAGGGCCGCGACTTCCGCCTCGCCCTCACCCATGACTCGGCCGCCGGCATCCTTCGCGTCGCGGTAACTGACGCCCGCGGGGACCAGCTGCCCTCTCCTGGGGCGGACTTCCTCCGGCCGCCGGACGACGAGTCGGGGCGAGGGCTGCTCATCGTCGCCGCCCTCGCCGACCGGTGGGGCAGCGAGCCGTATCCGCCCAGCGGTAAGACCGTCTGGGCCGAGTGCGACTTCCGAGCCGCTGATCACGCCGACTGA
- a CDS encoding GTPase codes for MSSPSGSRSARIQEAEKAMGLRTTADGGPSTRVLALSARAEGVLNAHPRTRDLTASLPRTDTSPLRIALLGPYSAGKSTLIAALLRLPAAEVEKIVDAAPKTLEETPYPWNGVTLVDLPGTLSGDDSHLASAERGVRGADALMIVTTSELPGEAETEAIARALDADGFADRSVVVVNKMNAENSDRKVILDEIRKRLGPFADRVPIVPTDARDFLDAANDLELTDTEREFLASRSGIDALTTELRRLVAPGVNGLRPRAQAYELLRVLADAEGMWHLRGEDLDAVRTAEKVEASLSLAREGVLKALERESEVVAARIRTEGGRIADSVSEKKGTVPTGIATDVTARLIDSHTDFDINFSSATRAAYDALTAEYGEVVPEPEEWVNNVNPPEANPATPAKSPLEEAVKKAAEQAAKQGAGKLSEWLRKIASDKEQAAAVVDWLIKNKVGQKLLDSGGKVTNGAKKFKPWGKVNATNKVSSWAGKAQWAPVVMGPALDAVSIIKDQSNRMAVEKHRAEIRDHFANVALQQRDGLVDAGEEHLRGWIADVEHALGDLTGPGGQIGATREAALKEIGSLRDAANRLIDQAAG; via the coding sequence ATGTCCTCACCGAGCGGATCGAGGTCCGCCCGGATTCAAGAAGCGGAGAAGGCGATGGGACTGCGGACGACGGCTGACGGGGGGCCGAGCACCCGCGTGCTCGCCCTGAGCGCACGGGCCGAGGGGGTTCTCAACGCCCACCCGCGCACCCGGGACCTGACAGCCTCCCTGCCCCGCACGGACACGAGCCCTCTGCGGATCGCGCTCCTGGGCCCGTACAGCGCGGGGAAGTCGACACTCATCGCCGCGCTCCTTCGACTCCCGGCGGCGGAGGTCGAGAAGATCGTCGACGCGGCACCCAAGACACTGGAGGAGACGCCGTACCCGTGGAACGGCGTGACCCTGGTCGACCTGCCCGGAACCCTGTCGGGCGACGACTCGCACCTGGCCTCGGCCGAACGTGGTGTGCGCGGGGCAGACGCGCTGATGATCGTGACGACGAGCGAACTGCCCGGCGAGGCCGAGACGGAGGCCATTGCCCGGGCCCTCGATGCCGACGGTTTCGCCGACCGGAGCGTGGTCGTCGTCAACAAGATGAACGCCGAGAACAGCGACCGCAAGGTCATTCTCGACGAGATACGCAAACGGCTCGGCCCCTTCGCCGACCGCGTCCCGATCGTCCCGACCGACGCCCGCGACTTCCTCGACGCGGCCAATGATCTCGAACTCACGGACACGGAACGTGAGTTTTTGGCTTCCCGGAGCGGCATCGACGCGCTCACCACCGAGTTGCGGCGACTCGTCGCTCCCGGGGTCAACGGTCTCCGTCCCAGGGCGCAAGCGTACGAACTCCTCCGGGTTCTGGCGGACGCCGAGGGGATGTGGCACCTGCGGGGCGAGGACCTCGACGCCGTGCGGACCGCGGAGAAGGTCGAGGCGTCGCTCTCCCTCGCGCGGGAGGGCGTGCTGAAGGCCTTGGAGAGGGAGAGCGAGGTCGTCGCCGCCAGGATCAGAACGGAAGGGGGCCGGATCGCCGACAGCGTCTCTGAGAAGAAGGGCACCGTCCCGACCGGCATCGCGACCGACGTCACCGCAAGGCTGATCGATTCCCACACCGACTTCGACATCAATTTTTCCTCCGCGACGAGGGCGGCGTACGACGCGCTGACCGCCGAGTACGGAGAGGTCGTACCGGAGCCCGAGGAGTGGGTGAACAACGTCAACCCGCCCGAGGCGAATCCCGCCACACCCGCGAAGTCACCTCTCGAAGAAGCGGTCAAGAAGGCTGCGGAGCAGGCCGCGAAGCAGGGGGCCGGAAAGCTGTCGGAGTGGCTCAGGAAGATCGCGAGCGACAAAGAGCAGGCAGCTGCCGTAGTGGACTGGCTCATCAAGAACAAAGTGGGCCAGAAGCTGCTCGACTCCGGCGGGAAGGTCACCAACGGCGCGAAGAAGTTCAAGCCGTGGGGCAAGGTCAACGCGACCAACAAGGTCTCCAGCTGGGCCGGAAAGGCCCAGTGGGCACCGGTGGTCATGGGCCCCGCCCTGGATGCGGTCAGCATCATCAAGGACCAGAGCAATCGGATGGCGGTGGAAAAGCACCGTGCGGAAATCCGGGACCATTTCGCCAACGTGGCGCTCCAGCAGCGGGACGGCCTGGTCGACGCCGGCGAAGAGCACTTGCGCGGGTGGATCGCCGACGTGGAACACGCACTGGGTGATCTCACCGGCCCGGGCGGACAGATCGGCGCCACACGCGAGGCGGCGCTGAAAGAGATCGGAAGTCTGCGCGACGCGGCCAACAGGCTCATCGATCAGGCCGCAGGCTGA
- a CDS encoding GTPase encodes MSEVPGGTSPRTEILALLLEPLGVDAMAGQAALRRLAENVDAVAQEHGCAVLPAYGSTLSCVSDAVSACVEEQELAGMAAGPEDARALRELARTEEARPHLRALEGVPVEALRTDRASVTTAERLIPKALEPYCRADQDWPEEIWRSIGDIDIDLDGALADLNRPRATRRAAAARELVLQHSVSAAQDLQNRELAARLEKVRDFVAARKAYDAFLSARPAWWRWLGPDAHSGFRSDRRDALVWAHTARDTGALSGSTLELLARDDCRTVLAHAPGPTSALAMPVPPASATSPAVPPSPTSSAARLTSGLLAVGSRHDAGRLRALESWYAKNIALFDRVAAAMDLRESDPGLREALDPLVDELALPPGAVDTSRSDYRAVQAVLRAEVEDLLRRTGRTGRTGHSEHAVASEGLVGVIGRVGTVERELRDAMRPLPAVRGRLLVAVAGRTKSGKTTLRKALTRDADRSGIGLGAHRTTRKTSAFDVGPVTYLDTPGFAAKDDDFDAQQARAACDSADAVIWNYADTMRAEEAAEFQRLLLSGKPLLAVINVKKKVDEPVLLTIFADSPDKQFKTASEHAARIEQVARAAGAAPPVILAVHTGAAHESLSVKDRELADKAMRASRLLELELALSQLLAERSIPLRAVRLAEDVRRPLAAFHDRAAEELPRIGLALDALEHSTPGERAALLEAFRTAGREAHERLEAERHRARERLPETVRNLGGEDHAQRWSDFLTELEWDGLIPALEDELVRRARERGRTLRAPANAPERQDDEHPRVEPHPAPKIASAAVKGAATTLLDSFSAQGLSKGLTKVFSKKLATSAATTAASAPVTAALYATDALLGAMKAVSNEIDRARQAEEEWTKTATEVAENCLDDLCDWVDARLAMVLEDATAQVEAQFAADTAGIGSTRERFEQLGRLQPAVRSALDTIDLTLARRLLALAGGDPAAVRRARRTPGVELRVWTDTSHVADVRAHLHKHLVDVLTERIEVRPDSRSGEGDGTADDG; translated from the coding sequence GTGAGCGAAGTCCCCGGAGGCACGAGTCCCCGTACCGAGATCCTGGCCCTCCTGCTCGAGCCGCTGGGGGTCGACGCCATGGCCGGACAGGCCGCGCTACGGCGGCTCGCCGAGAACGTGGACGCGGTGGCGCAGGAGCACGGGTGTGCTGTTCTGCCCGCGTACGGCAGCACGCTTTCGTGCGTCTCGGACGCCGTGTCGGCGTGCGTCGAGGAGCAGGAGCTGGCCGGTATGGCGGCAGGCCCCGAAGATGCCAGGGCTCTGCGGGAGTTGGCGCGGACCGAAGAAGCGCGGCCGCACCTTCGAGCTCTTGAGGGTGTCCCGGTGGAGGCGCTACGGACGGACCGCGCGTCGGTGACGACCGCGGAACGACTGATACCCAAGGCCCTCGAACCGTACTGTCGTGCGGATCAGGACTGGCCCGAGGAGATCTGGCGTTCGATCGGCGACATCGACATAGACCTCGACGGCGCTCTGGCCGACCTGAACCGCCCCCGCGCCACTCGTCGGGCGGCAGCCGCGCGGGAGCTCGTGCTCCAGCACAGCGTCTCGGCGGCCCAGGATCTGCAGAACCGGGAGCTGGCGGCGCGGCTCGAGAAGGTACGGGACTTCGTCGCGGCGCGGAAGGCGTACGACGCGTTCCTCTCCGCACGGCCGGCATGGTGGCGCTGGCTCGGGCCGGACGCGCACTCCGGGTTCAGGTCGGACCGGCGTGACGCCCTGGTGTGGGCGCACACGGCCCGCGACACCGGTGCCCTGTCGGGGAGCACTCTGGAACTGCTCGCAAGGGACGACTGCCGGACGGTGCTCGCACACGCGCCGGGTCCGACGTCGGCACTGGCAATGCCCGTCCCTCCCGCCTCCGCCACGTCCCCGGCCGTACCGCCGTCGCCCACAAGTTCGGCCGCACGGCTCACCTCGGGGCTCCTCGCGGTCGGCTCCCGGCACGACGCCGGCCGGCTGCGTGCTCTCGAGTCCTGGTACGCGAAGAACATCGCGCTGTTCGACCGCGTGGCGGCGGCCATGGACCTGCGAGAAAGCGATCCCGGGCTCCGCGAGGCTCTCGACCCCCTGGTCGACGAACTCGCCCTACCGCCCGGAGCGGTGGACACGAGCCGCTCGGACTACCGCGCCGTCCAGGCCGTCCTCCGGGCCGAGGTCGAGGACCTCCTGCGGCGAACGGGGCGAACGGGGCGAACGGGGCACTCCGAGCACGCCGTAGCGAGCGAGGGGCTCGTCGGAGTCATCGGCCGCGTCGGAACGGTCGAGCGTGAACTTCGTGATGCCATGCGGCCCCTGCCCGCTGTCCGGGGCAGGCTGCTCGTGGCCGTCGCCGGAAGAACCAAGTCCGGGAAGACCACGCTGCGCAAGGCCCTGACGCGCGACGCGGACCGGTCCGGGATCGGGCTAGGGGCGCACCGCACCACACGGAAGACCTCCGCTTTCGACGTCGGACCGGTGACCTACCTGGACACACCCGGCTTCGCCGCGAAGGACGACGACTTCGACGCGCAGCAGGCGCGGGCGGCGTGCGACAGCGCCGACGCGGTCATCTGGAACTACGCCGACACGATGCGCGCCGAGGAGGCCGCGGAGTTCCAGCGGCTTCTCCTCTCGGGGAAACCGCTGCTGGCCGTCATCAATGTGAAGAAGAAGGTCGACGAGCCCGTGCTCCTCACGATCTTCGCCGATTCCCCGGACAAGCAGTTCAAAACCGCGTCGGAGCACGCCGCTCGCATCGAACAGGTCGCCCGCGCGGCCGGGGCCGCCCCGCCCGTCATCCTCGCGGTCCACACCGGTGCCGCGCACGAGTCACTGTCCGTGAAGGATCGCGAACTGGCCGACAAGGCCATGCGGGCAAGCAGACTTCTCGAACTGGAGCTGGCCCTCTCCCAGCTCCTGGCAGAGCGATCGATTCCCCTTCGTGCCGTACGGCTGGCCGAGGACGTGCGACGGCCGCTCGCCGCCTTCCACGACCGGGCGGCCGAAGAACTCCCGCGGATCGGTCTCGCACTCGACGCACTGGAACACTCGACGCCGGGTGAACGGGCCGCGCTGCTCGAAGCGTTCCGGACCGCGGGCCGCGAGGCACATGAACGCCTCGAAGCAGAACGTCACCGGGCCCGGGAGCGGTTGCCGGAAACGGTCCGGAACCTGGGCGGCGAGGACCACGCACAGCGGTGGAGCGACTTCCTCACCGAACTGGAATGGGACGGCCTCATCCCCGCTCTTGAGGACGAACTCGTGCGGCGAGCGCGGGAACGGGGACGGACGCTGCGTGCCCCCGCAAACGCCCCGGAGCGACAGGACGACGAACACCCGCGCGTGGAACCGCACCCCGCCCCGAAGATCGCGTCAGCCGCCGTCAAGGGGGCGGCCACCACCCTCCTGGACTCGTTCTCCGCCCAGGGTCTCTCCAAGGGACTCACCAAGGTGTTCTCCAAGAAACTGGCCACCTCCGCCGCCACCACCGCTGCCTCCGCTCCCGTCACCGCGGCGCTCTACGCGACGGATGCCCTGCTCGGGGCGATGAAAGCGGTGAGCAACGAGATCGACCGCGCACGGCAGGCGGAGGAGGAATGGACCAAAACGGCCACGGAAGTGGCCGAGAACTGCCTCGACGATCTGTGCGACTGGGTCGACGCCCGGCTGGCGATGGTCCTCGAGGACGCGACGGCCCAGGTCGAGGCCCAGTTCGCGGCAGACACCGCGGGCATCGGCAGCACCCGCGAGCGGTTCGAACAGCTCGGCCGGCTGCAGCCGGCCGTGCGGTCCGCCCTCGACACGATCGACCTCACCCTGGCACGCCGGCTGCTGGCACTCGCCGGCGGGGATCCGGCGGCCGTCCGCCGAGCACGCCGGACGCCGGGGGTCGAACTCCGCGTCTGGACCGATACGTCCCACGTCGCGGACGTGCGGGCACACCTGCACAAGCACCTCGTGGATGTCCTCACCGAGCGGATCGAGGTCCGCCCGGATTCAAGAAGCGGAGAAGGCGATGGGACTGCGGACGACGGCTGA
- a CDS encoding RICIN domain-containing protein, which yields MPPRDRQVSAEISLPFLKIGTNDVGAFFKRRRREPTGPFLLISASSGLALDTAFHSGDGSVPHLWGPHGQPHQLWYLEASGHGREVHIISASNNLLLDGQAAGLGDHVRMRGRNDNGAAWQRWHVSAAPGLRAHRIVNAGTGHALDCPHEAEARTKPVFWEPHGGGNQQWLLAMPFVVPEDGG from the coding sequence ATGCCTCCGAGGGACCGTCAGGTCAGTGCTGAGATCAGTCTTCCGTTTCTGAAGATCGGTACGAATGACGTAGGAGCCTTCTTCAAGCGCCGTCGACGTGAACCGACCGGCCCGTTCCTGCTCATCTCTGCGAGCAGCGGGCTGGCACTCGACACCGCGTTTCACAGCGGAGACGGCAGTGTGCCGCACCTTTGGGGACCCCACGGGCAGCCGCATCAGTTGTGGTACCTGGAGGCGTCCGGCCACGGACGTGAGGTGCACATCATCTCCGCGAGCAACAACCTGCTGCTGGACGGCCAAGCGGCCGGGCTCGGCGACCACGTCCGCATGCGGGGACGTAACGACAACGGTGCGGCCTGGCAGCGGTGGCACGTCTCCGCTGCTCCTGGGCTCCGGGCCCATCGCATCGTCAACGCGGGAACGGGCCATGCGTTGGACTGCCCTCATGAGGCCGAGGCCAGAACGAAGCCCGTGTTCTGGGAGCCACACGGCGGGGGTAATCAGCAGTGGCTACTGGCCATGCCGTTCGTGGTACCGGAAGACGGTGGCTGA
- a CDS encoding protein kinase, with product MGHELIDGRFRTGQVIGKRNMGEVHRAEDLQIPEGTSGRSVAVKTILRSRTGALIDTATDTKAVERFAREVRIMRRLEHPNLTRLIAGGVAGDSGLPYLVMERNWRHGPLRPGPC from the coding sequence ATGGGCCACGAGCTGATCGACGGCAGATTCCGCACCGGCCAGGTCATCGGCAAGCGCAATATGGGGGAGGTCCACCGGGCCGAAGATCTTCAGATACCGGAGGGCACCTCCGGGCGCTCGGTCGCCGTGAAGACGATCCTGCGCAGCCGCACGGGCGCCCTGATCGACACCGCCACGGACACGAAGGCGGTGGAGCGCTTCGCGCGCGAGGTCCGCATCATGCGTCGGCTCGAGCACCCGAACCTCACACGACTCATCGCGGGCGGGGTAGCCGGGGACAGCGGACTGCCGTACCTGGTGATGGAGCGTAACTGGCGACATGGCCCACTTCGCCCAGGACCTTGCTGA